Below is a window of Penaeus monodon isolate SGIC_2016 chromosome 13, NSTDA_Pmon_1, whole genome shotgun sequence DNA.
gtatgagaaacagggagggattctcctctatgtagacgttaaagggaaggtcatgtttacaggaaggtaattttggttgttagtgggtttctttcgatgacctctgggggaatggagtagcattgtactgatgttgcatcatagtctgtgagacaggcaagtagatcttctccacaatctgaccaaacttgtcatagattgggcaatttgctggggagattgaaactgttccggtgcaagtattgagggttggatggggttctgcaaggatggggttaccatataggtctgttagttttttaatgctatagcttggttttcggatgttactgtgacaagacgggagcggtcgggtcggctacggaagagactttacctacttgtttttggagacattgtttgggaaaagaaggtgttgtcagagtagggagctgtgggagggatcacgaaaaatcggtcccatttggctgtgctgaagaggtattcaaaattgttgtagagataggggtagtcgaagggcgggggcgtgacgaagatggagtagtgttaagggaggtagtgttatgggaggtgggcaataaggctgtaaggtattaataagggaggatggggtggttgatgttggaggttgtgagGGTAGAGGtgtgaagttgagattgctgggagagtggaaatgttccttaagggttgattgttggctactgtactagtaggtattgatgaggggtagttattgcagtgtcggagccgtggtcaaagggagcctgggtcagggaatctggtgggtttacatcgttgggctatttgataaaggggcaagcctcattggcCCTAAttgtggggataagttttcattactgggccctggtaagcctggattatgttggggataaaaacagtccacccctcagggtcccttgagggtaagggctagataactaaatcaggggaataccgtgcccatggctccctcactccgttcaggactggcacaagtcagcctttcatccttcagCACGGCTCTCCACCTTAGGAgatggatagcagaagggtttggtgaagggacagaaacgaaaagtgggaaggaaataaagaccatgcaaaattagttgagtcgagggctgagtcccaaggttggggagttccccatcattgggtcccagtctccgcctcctaagcccccccacgacaacaacgggcaagggattggggggggtagTTATGAATAACAATTCTGTTTTGGGGGATACTATATACTGGAATAACTTACAAACCCTGGTCCATATAATCTAAGGTATCCCAAAAACTGGTATCACATGATATatagcatgttttttttatatggtaataCTATATTGTTTCACCAGTATGAACAGCTACCAATTTATATAAGATGTACTGTATATTCATAAATTCtttctgtttgtgtatgcatCATCCATTGATAACTCTCTTAATGTATGACAAGAAGAGAAATATCAATATCCACATCCATTACAGGGTATTCACAGTAACTTGTAATGATCCAGTTCTGTCACTTTAAAATGCTATTGTCTGCAATGAAATTCCATATCACTGTACATTAATTACAAGGAATTAGTATGTGCATGAAATTTTTTCTCTGAATTCATTTAGCTCACTCTCCTGAATCTTGAGTTTGAGTCTTCagtatttctttgtttatctatttattaattttaaagaaacTTTTGTCCCCCCTCACTAATATTACTACCAACTGAAAACAAGATTTACTAGGTGACAAAGTCAATGTaaaaaaagttatagaaaatATGGATTTCTGAATGAAAAGCTTTTGAAGTTAATTACTTTTATTCTAAAACTCTCATGAGATTTTTTGTAAtacaaaatatcccttttttctgCATTAGATCAAGTTTgaagatttttttgcttttttttctgataCCACCTCATATATGGTATTCCTGGAAGGTCCTCCAACCAGATTAGCTTGCCATAGCCCAGCTCGGTCCCTAAAggaggaaattttattttaagatcTCTTTATTATTGAATTAAATAAATATCAGCATAATTAAGTGAAACAATTATCTTCATGAAACAAAACTGATTTATTACACAATTAACATCTTTTGTGATAAAAGTTGTAGAATGTAAACATattaaagtgggggaaaaaaaaaacctacctcACTGTATCTGGCAGTAGCCTTCTTTTCAACATTGATTGCCAACATCTGAGTACGGAAACTTAAGGTCTTTGTCTTTTCAATCAACTGTTGGTATGGGGAGACAGCCTGTGTTCCCATCACAACGTGGCCTTGCTGGGAATCTATCTTGGCATCCAGCTTAGCCTGACGGATCAGATTGACAATCCAGCGCTCAGCATCCTTGGGGGACATGTTCAACTTCTCTGCTAACATGCTGCAAGATTttgagtaatgataaataaaagttaaccttggaaaaataaatgtaatgcaagctaccttaaaaaaaatatgtattgccACCATATGACCAACTTCATGtgaatattgtaaaaaatacccaaaatatatttttcctcctGCCAGTATATAAATCCAACAGTTTTGATACAGAAGACAAATCTTGCAGCTCAGTCAGTATACTGTATATCAAacagatatattttctttttaattaagaaCCTGAAAGGTTTAATCTAGTCTTAAAATAACCTTTCCTAAAACTGCATCTGGACATGGAAATTTTTCCTTAACCCACTGGATCCAGTTGCGTCATAGCAATCACATCACCAaaaatccaggcattaggctCATGTTAATGGCTGCTCTGCCGGGTGGCTGCTTGTAGGCAAACACGTGTGTGGTGGCAAGACTCTATGCCTTCTATTTGCACTATTTTTTACTCCTttatgcataagcatttttagctttttggccattttccaatgtccatatttacCCTTTGATTTGATGGTATAGTTTTAATTCTTTGCACAGACTCTAATCATCTCTCAAGGTAGTCTACAACTCAGTGCAAGAAAAATACtactgacttttttttaaatacatattattcaattttctgtaaaagAACCTATTAAGAGGTtaagaatcatcattattaaaaagatatagaaCAAAGAAAAACTCACTTAATACTGATGCACTGATGGATTCTGCAGAAAAGTTCAAAGATCATGAGCCTTGCATTCTCAATGAAGTCAGTCTGGCAGGCCACCAAGAAGAAGTCATTCTCTAATACAGCAGCACACTGCTGCAATTTCTCTTGTGCAGCATCAAAGTCAAAGTCTACATACAAATGAGCTAAGAACTCTGTGATGGGATCCTTGTATGTGTAGCTTTCCTGCTGAATCACCCTCACTAAGTCCTgtggaaaataaggaaatgataaaCCGCTGTGTGGTTAGCAATcacctatatataaacaaaagaacacCACTTCTTTTACAAAGATTAACAACATTCtagtcaagaagaagaagaattgtcTCTTACCTTCATGGCTGCTCTCCTACTAttcttattaataacaacagcagtggCAAGGTAACGCAACACATGAGGACACATAGTTTGTAATGCATTCAAATATGGTTGCTGGTACAGGAACATTTCAATTATAAGTTCACGACCTGAAAATAAAAGGCTTTCTTAGGGAATGCATCTTCCCACTCAGTAACTAAAGAATTACTGACTGGCAGACATGATATACTTTTacctaatgctttttttttttgggtatttgtgAAAACTTTACATATAAAGCCTTAAATCAAATAAATTTCAACATTGATAAACTTACCTTTAGAATGATTGAAGAATACAAAGAGGGACCAGTGAATGAGCCATGTGCGTTGTTGGAGGGCTTGAAGGGGAGACGTGGTCAAGTTGCTCTCAATAAATTCCTTCAGGCGATTAAGATCCTCCAGGGCATTTTCCCAGTTCTGGGTTAGGATTTCTGAAGCCAGTTTTCCCCACAGGCCATTCAGGAAAttctgaaaagaagaaataaaaataaatcataacatacatacttacaatatACTGCACTTAAGTAAAGGCAGTTTCATTAACTCTTAACCCCATCCCGACGGGTCACACGTACCAATGTTACAATAAAATCTTTTGTCTGTGGGAAACTGTGTATGTGCAGCGACGTGCTAGAGCACGTTCAGCGGGAATATCTGCTTCATGTAGCACATTCACATGCTCAGCATCTGGtcgttgccagaaatcaccagggTTTATGACTGACAGATTTCTGATACCCACCATTAAAGGGTTAACCCCATGCCGATGGGTAATAAAAATCTCTGAGCTTaataaactctggtgatttctggaaGACAGACATTGGGCATGGGAGTCCGCTACATGAAGCGGACAGCCATACCCCGCAGACAGTTTCATACAAGTTAGTCATCATCTATACTTccatcataaataataatgataaattaattactACATAAGcaatacagaaataaataaagttcTGTTTCATCAATAATGGAACTATACACTGTTGATGAAGAGGTGGTAGAGGACGGGGACAAAACTCAAACTTCTTGCATTAAGAGAAGATAAGCCTTGTATGTAGATTTTCATTTCTAGAATGAAGAGTCGACTACTATACTCATACTCATCAAACTTATACTCATCCCTTTTGACATAACTCTGAGTTTAAAGATGTATTAAAACCAAAGCCATGAAACAGCTGAATGACACAGATGTTGATATGCTATGTGCACTGTCCTCTATAAATCCTTGCATTGAAATTTTATTGaaggacaaacaaaaacaaaatttcctaaTAATAGTGCAGCAATAGAGTCCATTTTCTAATATTcattaatcatataaataatttataagaggaacattgtttttatttttcttgccaaagaaaaaaggcctaattctttatttcccttgttttgtatataaaatacataaaaattacatataatacttCTGAAGAGGAATGGAGTAGGGGTAATGGTGGTCCTTCACAACAATGTCAGGTTACTGATACCAAAGAACCACTGCCTTAAGACCTTTATTTGATCTATCAGACCAAATCAGCTGTTGGAAATTCTAACTGAAGATAGGAAAAACAAATCACTCactgataaagaataataatttattgCCATTTGGGTGGCATGTACTGTAAGTCATTATCTCAGTTCAATCATAATTTACAGCCCTTCCACTCTGCAGCCTTTACACCATGGTGACTGgatgtttttatgataatttaggCTGAACCACAGCAATAAGGCCTTATATTGCCATACATGTCTGTATCTATGCCACACACCAGGATTTTATTGTTACATATATACCATGAAAACAAGCACACCAGTTACCTGCACATAGCATACACTTCCATGTTTAGTATTCTGCTTTTAGTCAGAATGGAGACATTGCATTCCAGATGAGTGTGCTTTAAGGCTCAATAgaagattttatattattatcataagaactGTTGTCTTACCTTATCACTAACTGGTACTAATCCTCGATGAAGGTATAGGTAATCAGCAGCACCAGAATAATTACCACACTCATATTGGAACTTTGCAAAGGTATACAGAGTATCCAACATCTCTGGCCGGAACTGGAAAGTAAAAAGATGGTCAGTATTTTATTCTAAATATCAAATAACTAGAggaaaggaaatggcaaaccattAAAATGATTACTTGTAGTCATACTAAAATAAACACATCTAATATACTggaaatttttaacatattaaccctttcccgacaggtagtattcatagtggctcgggcctcgctgccgggggcttatattgtcgccctagcatgcgcgaccactcatgccaaataccagcatcccatgccgtttcttcgtaatactacgagcatatattgtaatttcagtttttattattttctaaagtctctacttgccttacttcctgataaatcgagactgaagggtatttttgttgttatatagactccatagttgatcattattcagtctatagtctgaataaaataagcagtgtgcggcatcatggagttgaaatcgtcggtctgttgcatttctttttttcatagtaaaaataataagtgttaaaaatgacttaatcacactttcagtggcagaaaaataatattttgctgtgattgtaacaaaaaaaaaaaaaaggcatgtccatatatacacaccatggcatgtccatacatgcccctggcagatagtcccgccatgccatggcatgtgcgtacatgccacccgttggcaaagggttaagagGACTGTCTAGACAGGAATGGGCTCTCATGGTTGAAATTGAGTTAACCCTTTGGATCTGGGTGATGTGATATCACgtcatgaaaaaatctggctCTAGGGGTGGGTGATGTTAACATGCCATCACAGTGCAAGAGTGCACAAACCTCTTAGGAGGTTTATGAATCCCACACCAACGGGTAAGAGAAATCTCTGAGTGTCTGGCAATGGCCTGACACTGGGCACAAGAGTCCGCTACATGAAGCAGAAATTCCTGCCCCACTCACTCTAGTGCATTGTCACATGTACAGCCATACCCCACAGACTAAGCAGTATATTATGATGCTTGCACATTTGACAATTTGGCATTTTTCCTATCGATGTACGAGTGTGGAATGTAATGTCTGTGAGATGTGACTGGGAGAGTACTGGCTTCATGGCGGATGCCATTTCCACACTCAGCATCCTAATCCTGGTGCCATGACTAGTgatgcaggttgtattacagaaatttgattatgaaattttttttaatgacaaaaataaaagttatattattttctttttcttgcactgagttgtagactacctgagagatgatatggagtctgtgcagagaaaagtctattaccatctggataatgaAAATCAAATGGCAAATACGGACATTGTAAATTACCAAAATGCTAAAAATGCTTAtgtataaaaagaggaaataactttgcaaatagaaggcatagagtcttgtcactgcacacACATGTTCATGTGCACCCAGCCTACAAGGCCACCACCTGGCAGAGTGGCTACTCATATAAGCCTAATGCCATGACACAGCTGGATCCAGTGGGTTAAGGGCTGTTCTATACTAGTGCATGCATGGAAGAAGTCTCCTATGAATGATGAACCCTAAATATGATTCATTGCATGGTAACAGGAGCAGTTGCAACTGTCTGTTCCAATAATTTCAatcatttttgcatatatgtttgttCTAACAGATCCAACAGCTTTCTATTGAAGAATTACTTTTTGatatacttcattattattaagaatatacCCAACCTACAAACATAATCATAAGGGAATTCAAATGTCAAAGCCTTTGTATATATCATGTGACTTCCTGATAATGTGTGTCAGTTTGTACATATGTTGTGAAGTCTGCAAA
It encodes the following:
- the LOC119580260 gene encoding eukaryotic translation initiation factor 3 subunit E-like; translation: MADYDLTSKLGPFLDRHLVFPLMEFLSVKRIYDETDLQRAKLELLSNTNMVDFAMDIHGSLYPGQPVPAELPERRSRVVSELKRLQTETEPIFKIFSDNEVQKQLQTSRDHRALMQFLIENHDFRPEMLDTLYTFAKFQYECGNYSGAADYLYLHRGLVPVSDKNFLNGLWGKLASEILTQNWENALEDLNRLKEFIESNLTTSPLQALQQRTWLIHWSLFVFFNHSKGRELIIEMFLYQQPYLNALQTMCPHVLRYLATAVVINKNSRRAAMKDLVRVIQQESYTYKDPITEFLAHLYVDFDFDAAQEKLQQCAAVLENDFFLVACQTDFIENARLMIFELFCRIHQCISINMLAEKLNMSPKDAERWIVNLIRQAKLDAKIDSQQGHVVMGTQAVSPYQQLIEKTKTLSFRTQMLAINVEKKATARYSEGPSWAMAS